The Drosophila bipectinata strain 14024-0381.07 chromosome 2L, DbipHiC1v2, whole genome shotgun sequence genome has a segment encoding these proteins:
- the LOC108126084 gene encoding glycerophosphocholine phosphodiesterase GPCPD1 translates to MQNWLASHDGEDDAMAAPSSCPSSSENGHRPSVQNRRIFGDITTNRLWTFRVLMNLDLASNEQLAVVGAGEALGNWQHSGAVLLNKEDDPDSNLWTGEVYIPRHCATEYRYMVCAVDPSTEQLVVRRWETQLQPRVIKELDEQPSKNNPDIFGSFNGQEKVDRGWLTKESIVQLKFFYAPFTWKQRMKRRHVQVKVTPMNLRIPSASCDSMTPVSPLEDSLSNDTHDTKENGGESTAFAFSEVVTLSADECEIRSQEQFGTACGPSDLVIFHLTVGDMENTAYLIDLYSYSSRVAKEDGPPNHLGYHYVLPNLFKRSEGNLEIPITCAKGHRPLGMMRLGYLIVKPSPLSAHMDMSVSYARYWNNKWTGLDVGHRGSGTSFKAKDTVIRENTITSLKNAADHGADMVEFDVQLSKDLVPVVYHDFMIYVSLKSKCSMQEHDFLALPMRELSLEQLKKLKVYHTAEGLSRETRSFHNDDLLEHQPFPQLADVLDALDVHVGFNIEIKWSQRLQDGKMEEEFEHVVDRNLYIDCILDVVFRKAGNRRIVLSCFDPDICTMLRFKQNRYPVMFLTLGRTTKYEQYLDPRGNSMELAVWHAVAMQLLGIVAHTEDLLRDPSQVNLAKERGLVLFCWGDDNNSKDTIKLLKELGLHAIIYDKMDVLTSKEVKQSVFHLQAKDSQKELLKLQALETGHVWHTSPDGSEEQQA, encoded by the exons ATGCAGAACTGGCTGGCTTCCCACGACGGCGAGGACGACGCCATGGCAGCTCCTTCCTCGTGTCCCTCTTCTTCGGAAAACGGTCATCGGCCCAGTGTCCAAAACCGTAGGATCTTTGGCGACATAACCACCAACCGCTTATGGACATTTCGTGTCCTGATGAACCTGGATCTGGCTTCCAATGAGCAGTTAGCTGTTGTCGGCGCAGGAGAGGCTCTGGGAAACTGGCAGCACTCTGGCGCCGTTCTACTGAACAAGGAGGATGACCCGGATAGCAACCTGTGGACGGGTGAAGTCTATATCCCCAGGCATTGTGCCACTGAATATCGTTATATGGTCTGTGCCGTGGATCCCAGTACAGAGCAACTTGTGGTTCGTCGTTGGGAGACTCAGTTACAG CCTCGAGTAATCAAGGAGCTGGACGAGCAGCCTTCGAAGAATAATCCTGATATCTTTGGCTCCTTCAATGGCCAGGAGAAAGTGGACCGTGGCTGGCTGACCAAGGAGTCCATAGTTCAGCTGAAATTCTTCTATGCTCCGTTTACATGGAAACAGCGAATGAAACGCCGGCATGTCCAGGTGAAAGTTACACCCATGAATCTACGAATTCCCAGTGCTAGCTGCGATTCGATGACTCCGGTTTCCCCATTGGAGGATTCGTTATCCAATGATACCCACGACACGAAGGAGAACGGTGGGGAATCCACAGCGTTTGCTTTCAGTGAAGTGGTTACCCTAAGTGCTGACGAGTGCGAAATCCGGAGCCAGGAGCAATTCGGCACCGCCTGTGGCCCCAGCGATTTGGTTATATTCCACTTGACCGTGGGAGACATGGAAAATACCGCATATCTGATCGATTTGTACAGCTATAGCTCGCGAGTGGCCAAGGAAGATGGTCCACCCAATCATTTGGGCTATCACTATGTGCTGCCCAATCTTTTCAAGCGATCGGAGGGAAACCTGGAGATACCTATCACCTGTGCCAAGGGGCATCGGCCGTTGGGCATGATGCGTTTGGGATACCTGATCGTGAAGCCCTCTCCTCTAAGCGCCCACATGGATATGAGCGTTAGCTATGCCCGTTATTGGAACAACAAGTGGACGGGCTTGGATGTGGGACACCGGGGATCGGGGACCAGTTTTAAAGCCAAAGACACAGTGATCCGGGAGAATACAATAACATCGCTGAAGAATGCCGCGGATCACGGAGCCGATATGGTGGAATTCGATGTGCAATTGAGCAAGGACCTCGTGCCTGTGGTGTATCATGACTTTATGATTTATGTTTCTCTGAAATCAAAGTGCAGTATGCAGGAACACGATTTCCTGGCTCTGCCCATGAGAGAGCTCTCCCTGGAGCAATTGAAAAAGCTGAAGGTTTACCACACTGCCGAGGGACTTTCGAGGGAGACGCGCTCCTTTCACAACGATGATTTGCTCGAGCACCAGCCTTTCCCCCAGCTCGCCGATGTACTGGATGCCCTGGACGTTCATGTGGGTTTCAATATAGAAATCAAGTGGTCTCAGCGGCTGCAGGACGGCAAAATGGAGGAGGAGTTTGAGCATGTGGTGGACAGAAATCTCTATATCGATTGCATTCTGGATGTGGTATTTCGGAAGGCGGGAAATCGACGCATTGTTCTTAGCTGTTTTGATCCTGATATCTGCACAATGTTGCGGTTCAAGCAGAACCGGTATCCTGTGATGTTTCTGACCTTGGGCAGGACTACGAAGTATGAACAGTATTTGGATCCGCGGGGCAACTCCATGGAACTGGCCGTCTGGCATGCGGTGGCCATGCAGCTGCTGGGGATTGTGGCGCACACGGAGGACTTGCTGCGAGATCCCAGCCAG GTGAATCTGGCCAAGGAGCGCGGGTTGGTGCTGTTCTGCTGGGGCGATGACAACAACTCTAAGGACACCATCAAGCTTCTCAAGGAGCTCGGACTCCATGCCATTATCTACGACAAAATGGATGTATTAACCAGCAAGGAGGTCAAG CAAAGTGTTTTCCACCTCCAGGCCAAGGACAGTCAGAAGGAGCTGCTCAAGCTGCAGGCCCTGGAAACGGGACATGTCTGGCACACTTCTCCCGATGGCAGTGAGGAGCAGCAAGCGTAG